In a genomic window of Salminus brasiliensis chromosome 12, fSalBra1.hap2, whole genome shotgun sequence:
- the aldh3b1 gene encoding aldehyde dehydrogenase family 3 member B1, whose translation MESQKKVLERLRAAFRSGVTVPHQFRLTQLEALLSLLEDNETQILEALHKDLAKPKFEAVLSEIDLVVNDVCFAISNLHTWMQPTYVGTNLATKLDDCFVRREPLGVVLIIAAWNYPLQLILCPLIGAIAAGNCAILKPSEITSATEKLLSELIPKYLSQECFAVICGGAEETKLLLENRFDHIFYTGSQAVARSILRAAAVHLTPVTLELGGKCPCLLFGRLDIKAAARRLVWAKYFNVGQSCVAPDYVLCTTEMRDALLPAITEALEGFYGSQIQQSEDYGRIVTDRHWERLMELLGKSEGKVVIGGEGAKEEKYIAPTVIVDLQESDALMQEEIFGPILPIITVESLEQGIDFVNQREKPLALYIFSDESQIVNTVLERTSSGGFCSNDGIIHMTLPGLPFGGVGASGMGSYHGRWTFETFSHRRGCMLRGWGLERISMLRYPPYQERNLSWLRWATTAKKKAWGGCSVM comes from the exons ATGGAAAGCCAGAAGAAGGTGCTTGAAAGGCTTCGGGCTGCGTTCCGGTCGGGTGTGACAGTTCCCCACCAGTTCCGCCTGACCCAGCTGGAGGCTTTGCTCTCTTTGCTGGAGGACAATGAGACACAAATCTTGGAGGCCTTACACAAAGATCTCGCCAAG CCCAAGTTTGAGGCGGTTCTGTCCGAAATCGACCTGGTGGTCAATGATGTCTGTTTTGCCATTAGCAACCTACACACCTGGATGCAGCCCACCTATGTGGGGACGAACTTG GCAACAAAGTTGGATGACTGTTTTGTCCGCAGAGAGCCGTTGGGGGTGGTTTTGATCATCGCAGCGTGGAACTATCCTCTCCAGCTAATTCTGTGTCCACTCATTGGTGCTATTGCTGCAG GAAACTGTGCCATCCTGAAGCCGTCAGAGATCACTTCAGCGACTGAGAAACTTCTTTCAGAGCTCATACCAAAATATCTGTCTCAG GAATGCTTTGCAGTGATTTGTGGGGGAGCAGAGGAAACTAAGCTGCTTTTGGAGAACAGATTTGATCATATCTTCTACACAG GTTCCCAAGCAGTGGCCCGGAGCATCCTCCGGGCAGCCGCAGTGCACCTGACCCCGGTCACTCTGGAGCTGGGGGGGAAGTGTCCGTGCCTCCTTTTTGGCCGCCTGGACATCAAGGCCGCAGCCAGGAGGCTGGTGTGGGCCAAATACTTCAACGTAGGTCAAAGCTGCGTGGCCCCAGACTACGTCCTGTGCACGACCGAGATGCGGGATGCGCTTCTGCCCGCGATCACGGAGGCTCTGGAGGGCTTCTACGGCTCGCAGATTCAGCAAAGCGAAGACTATGGCCGCATCGTAACAGACAGACACTGGGAGAGACTGATGGAGCTTCTGGGCAAGTCCGAGGGGAAGGTGGTTATAGGAGGAGAGGGAGCTAAAGAGGAGAAGTACATTG CTCCGACCGTGATTGTGGATTTGCAGGAGTCGGACGCTCTGATGCAGGAAGAAATATTCGGCCCTATTCTGCCCATCATCACCGTAGAGTCTCTGGAACAGGGCATCGACTTCGTCAACCAGAGAGAGAAGCCTCTGGCTCTCTATATCTTTTCTGACGAGTCTCAG ATTGTGAACACAGTGTTGGAGAGAACCAGCAGTGGAGGGTTTTGCTCCAATGACGGAATCATTCACATGACTCTCCCTGGTTTGCCTTTCGGAGGAGTGG gTGCTAGCGGGATGGGCAGTTATCACGGACGCTGGACCTTCGAGACGTTCAGCCACAGGCGTGGTTGTATGCTCCGAGGATGGGGCCTGGAGCGTATTAGCATGCTACGCTACCCACCGTACCAAGAGAGAAACCTGAGCTGGCTACGTTGGGCCACCACAGCCAAAAAGAAGGCCTGGGGAGGATGTTCTGTGATGTAA
- the clpp gene encoding ATP-dependent Clp protease proteolytic subunit, mitochondrial, with product MLLRRVLQCGVSALKGKRSVHQSAPWRSPLIPIVVEQTGRGERAYDIYSRLLRERIICVMGPIDDSVASLVIAQLLFLQSESNNKPIHMYINSPGGVVTAGLAIYDTMQYILNPISTWCVGQAASMGSLLLAAGTAGMRHSLPNARIMVHQPSGGARGQATDIAIQAEEILKLKRQINNIYCKHTGQPLETIEGVMERDRYMSPMEAQDFGIIDRVLVHPPQAGQDEPELVQKEPDASSSPTAQAAASEPAQTGASPPSSYKPEP from the exons ATGTTATTACGA AGGGTGTTACAGTGCGGTGTGTCTGCACTGAAGGGCAAGCGGTCTGTCCACCAGAGTGCTCCATGGAGAAGTCCTCTCATACCCATAGTTGTTGAACAGACG GGCAGAGGAGAGCGGGCCTATGACATTTACTCTCGGCTGCTGAGGGAGAGGATCATCTGTGTAATGGGTCCG ATCGATGACTCTGTGGCAAGTCTGGTAATTGCACAGCTTCTTTTCCTTCAGTCAGAAAGCAACAACAAACCCATTCACATGTACATCAACAGTCCAG GTGGCGTAGTCACAGCAGGGCTGGCGATCTATGACACTATGCAGTACATCCTCAACCCCATTTCCACGTGGTGTGTCGGGCAGGCGGCCAGTATGGGCAGTCTGCTGCTGGCTGCGGGCACCGCAGGCATGAGACACTCACTGCCCAACGCTCGCATCATGGTGCACCAGCCTTCAGGAGGGGCCAGG GGTCAAGCCACAGACATTGCCATTCAAGCTGAGGAGATTCTGAAGCTGAAGAGACAGATTAACAACATCTACTGTAAACATACAGGCCAGCCTCTGGAAACCATAG AGGGTGTGATGGAGCGAGACAGATACATGAGCCCTATGGAGGCACAGGACTTTGGCATTATTGACCGGGTCCTGGTCCACCCCCCTCAGGCTGGACAGGACGAGCCGGAGCTGGTTCAGAAAGAACCAGATGCTTCATCCAGCCCCACTGCCcaagcagcagcttctgaaCCAGCCCAAACTGGGGCTAGCCCTCCGTCTTCATACAAACCTGAACCATAA
- the LOC140573653 gene encoding guanine nucleotide-binding protein G(I)/G(S)/G(O) subunit gamma-5, with protein sequence MSNNSASSLVIAQKAVKQLRLEASVRRIKVSQAAADLKAFCLQNAHKDPLLVGVPSSDNPFRPPKSCELF encoded by the exons ATGTCAAACAACAGCGCAAGCAGCTTGGTCATCGCCCAAAAAGCCGTGAAGCAGCTGCGGCTGGAGGCGAGTGTGCGCCGGATAAAG GTGTCCCAGGCTGCCGCTGACTTGAAGGCGTTTTGCTTGCAAAATGCCCATAAGGACCCGCTGCTTGTGGGGGTCCCGTCCAGCGATAATCCGTTCCGGCCACCCAAATCATGCGAACTCTTCTGA